In one Microbacterium invictum genomic region, the following are encoded:
- the ddaH gene encoding dimethylargininase: MSTQNTAPTVEATAAAASSTGRIAQHRRYLMCRPEFFTVSYTINPWMEPANPTDTAKAVRQWQALYDAYLALGHEVELIDPIEGLPDMVYTANGGFLIDGIAYGAKFRFDERVPEGPAFMEWFRDNGYDVVVPREVNEGEGDFLLVGDTILAGTGFRSTGDSHRELGEVFGKEVVSLNLVDPRFYHLDTAIAVLDPVEGPGGVERANIAYLEHAFDERGQAILAERYPDAIRVSDDDGAVFGLNSASDGYNVIISPRATGFEAQLRERGYNPIMIDLSELLLGGGGIKCCTLELRRGTEGS, translated from the coding sequence ATGTCCACTCAGAACACCGCGCCGACCGTCGAGGCCACCGCCGCCGCCGCGAGCTCCACGGGGCGGATCGCCCAGCATCGCCGCTACCTCATGTGCCGGCCCGAGTTCTTCACCGTCAGCTACACCATCAATCCCTGGATGGAGCCGGCGAACCCCACCGACACCGCCAAGGCCGTCCGGCAGTGGCAGGCGCTCTACGACGCCTACCTCGCGCTCGGCCACGAGGTGGAGCTGATCGACCCCATCGAGGGTCTGCCCGACATGGTCTACACCGCCAACGGCGGCTTCCTCATCGACGGCATCGCGTACGGTGCGAAGTTCCGCTTCGACGAGCGGGTGCCCGAGGGCCCGGCGTTCATGGAGTGGTTCCGCGACAACGGCTACGACGTCGTCGTGCCCCGCGAGGTCAACGAGGGCGAGGGAGACTTCCTGCTCGTCGGCGACACCATCCTCGCCGGCACCGGCTTCCGCTCGACCGGCGACAGCCACCGCGAGCTCGGCGAGGTCTTCGGCAAGGAGGTCGTGTCGCTCAATCTCGTCGACCCGCGCTTCTACCACCTCGACACCGCGATCGCGGTGCTCGACCCCGTCGAGGGGCCGGGCGGCGTCGAGCGGGCGAACATCGCCTACCTCGAGCACGCGTTCGACGAGCGCGGCCAGGCGATCCTCGCCGAGCGCTACCCCGACGCGATCCGGGTGTCGGATGACGACGGCGCGGTCTTCGGGCTGAACTCGGCCAGCGACGGCTACAACGTCATCATCTCGCCGCGGGCGACCGGCTTCGAGGCGCAGCTGCGCGAGCGGGGCTACAACCCGATCATGATCGACCTGTCCGAGCTCCTGCTCGGCGGCGGCGGCATCAAGTGCTGCACGCTCGAGCTCCGCCGGGGGACGGAGGGATCGTGA
- the rocD gene encoding ornithine--oxo-acid transaminase yields MSLSELPTDTATLRVIRAEDEHLAHNYHPLPVVVSRAEGAWVTDVEGKRYLDLLSAYSALNFGHGHPALVAAAQEQLARVTLTSRAYHSDRLGEFAFALAELCGKDLVLPMNTGAEAVETGIKVARAWGYRVKGIAPDAATIVVAHGNFHGRTTTIVGFSDDPVSHDDFGPYGGGFVHVPYGDAAAIEAAIDDNTAAVLIEPIQGEAGVIIPPEGYLRAVREICTRRGVLFIADEIQSGLGRVGTTFACDREEVVPDVYLLGKALGGGIVPVSAVVADRDVLGVIRAGEHGSTFGGNPLAAAVGTRVVEMLQTGEFQKRAAALGEHLEAKLGELVGRGVTEVRIAGLWAGIDIDPAVGTGREVAERLLARGVLAKDTHGQTLRIAPPLVIRATELDWAVEQLKLVLAG; encoded by the coding sequence GTGAGCCTCTCGGAGCTGCCGACGGACACCGCGACCCTGCGGGTGATCCGCGCGGAGGACGAGCACCTGGCCCACAACTACCACCCGCTGCCCGTCGTGGTCTCGCGTGCCGAGGGTGCGTGGGTCACCGACGTCGAGGGCAAGCGCTACCTCGACCTATTGTCGGCCTACTCGGCGCTGAACTTCGGGCACGGTCATCCCGCCCTCGTGGCCGCCGCGCAGGAGCAGCTCGCCCGGGTCACCCTCACCAGCCGCGCGTACCACAGCGACCGGTTGGGCGAGTTCGCCTTCGCGCTCGCCGAGCTCTGCGGGAAAGATCTCGTGCTGCCGATGAACACCGGCGCCGAAGCGGTGGAGACGGGCATCAAGGTCGCGCGCGCGTGGGGCTATCGCGTGAAGGGCATCGCCCCGGATGCCGCGACGATCGTCGTCGCCCACGGGAACTTCCACGGCCGCACCACCACGATCGTCGGCTTCAGCGACGATCCGGTCTCGCACGATGACTTCGGCCCCTACGGCGGCGGATTCGTCCACGTGCCGTACGGCGACGCCGCGGCGATCGAAGCGGCCATCGACGACAACACCGCGGCGGTGCTCATCGAGCCGATCCAGGGCGAGGCGGGGGTCATCATCCCGCCCGAGGGGTACCTGCGTGCGGTGCGCGAGATCTGTACCCGTCGGGGCGTGCTCTTCATCGCCGACGAGATCCAGTCGGGGCTCGGCCGCGTGGGGACGACCTTCGCGTGCGACCGCGAAGAGGTCGTGCCCGACGTCTACCTGCTCGGAAAGGCGCTCGGAGGCGGGATCGTCCCCGTCTCGGCCGTCGTCGCCGACCGGGACGTGCTGGGCGTCATCCGCGCCGGCGAGCACGGGTCGACCTTCGGTGGCAATCCGCTGGCCGCCGCCGTGGGCACGCGTGTCGTCGAGATGCTGCAGACGGGTGAGTTCCAGAAGCGCGCCGCAGCCCTCGGCGAGCACCTCGAGGCGAAGCTCGGCGAGCTCGTCGGGCGCGGTGTCACCGAGGTGCGCATCGCGGGCCTGTGGGCGGGGATCGACATCGACCCCGCCGTGGGCACCGGCCGCGAGGTGGCCGAGCGGCTCCTCGCGCGCGGGGTGCTGGCGAAGGACACGCACGGGCAGACGCTGCGCATCGCGCCGCCGCTCGTCATCCGCGCGACCGAGCTGGACTGGGCCGTCGAGCAGCTGAAGCTCGTCCTCGCGGGCTGA